One stretch of Apis cerana isolate GH-2021 linkage group LG8, AcerK_1.0, whole genome shotgun sequence DNA includes these proteins:
- the LOC108002595 gene encoding probable rRNA-processing protein EBP2 homolog produces the protein MKVKRAVKASSSSESDSECNSSDEELRQAYAEGLLKPGLNVVEKNKKAPKNCVSLMKKKLEEIKLNLPWIERLDLINAPAPLAPELALQMQEQEDRRAKQLKGNKKLPQYDPADDPVLNDFRRETMFHRQAQAAVMEGIARLKKLGIPTIRPDDYFAEMAKSDAHMHKVRENLMKQQTIAQRSEKVRQLRQQRKIGKQMQIEATLKKHAEKRKLLEEVKKYRKGVRKDLDFLEDKQKPQGKAVDQKAAAKRKMRDAKFGFGGKKRGSKKNTRASSADVSEYKRPSLPGKDLKKKKGKSKQRLGKSRRIQMKAKKKR, from the exons atgaaagtgaaaAGAGCTGTAAAAGCGTCATCGTCTTCCGAATCCGATTCGGAATGTAATTCATCAGACGAAGAA TTGAGACAAGCTTATGCAGAAGGTTTATTAAAACCTGGTTTAAATgtagttgaaaaaaataaaaaagcaccAAAAAATTGCGtt TCTCTTATGAAAAAGAAgctagaagaaattaaattgaatttaccaTGGATTGAAAGATTAGATTTGATCAATGCACCAGCACCTTTAGCGCCAGAATTGGCATTGCAAATGCAAGAACAGGAAGACAGACGTGCGAAGCAATTGAaagggaataaaaaattacctcAATATGATCCAGCAGATGATCCTGTTCTAAATGATTTTCGTAGAGAAACAATGTTTCACAGACAGGCACAAGCTGCTGTTATGGAGGGTATTGCCCGATTAAAAAAACTTGGTATTCCAACAATTAGACCAGATGATTATTTTGCTGAAATGGCAAAATCAGATGCTCATATGCATAAGGTCAGAGAAAATCTAATGAAACAACAGACAATAGCGCAAAGATCAGAAAAGGTTAGGCAATTGAGACAACAGAGGAAAATAGGAAAACAAATGCAGATAGAAGCAACTTTGAAAAAACATgcagaaaagagaaaattattagaagaagTCAAAAAGTATCGTAAGGGTGTAAGAAAAGATCTTGATTTCTTAGAAGATAAACAGAAACCTCAAGGCAAAGCAGTGGATCAAAAAGCAGCAGCAAAACGTAAAATGAGGGATGCTAAATTTGGTTTTGGTGGTAAAAAAAGAGGTAGCAAAAAAAACACAAGGGCAAGTTCCGCAGATGTGTCAGAATATAAAAGACCTTCACTACCAGGAAaagatttgaagaaaaaaaaaggaaaatcaaaGCAGAGATTAGGAAAAAGTCGTAGGATACAGAtgaaagcaaagaaaaaacgttaa